One part of the Helicobacter cetorum MIT 99-5656 genome encodes these proteins:
- a CDS encoding HypC/HybG/HupF family hydrogenase formation chaperone, producing MCLAIPSKVVAICDNVATLETLGVQREASLDLMGEPVNVGDYVLLHIGYVMSKIDEKEALESIKLYQEMIAKMDTNEC from the coding sequence ATGTGTCTAGCCATTCCTTCTAAAGTAGTCGCCATTTGTGATAATGTGGCTACTTTAGAGACTCTAGGGGTTCAAAGAGAGGCGAGCCTTGATTTAATGGGCGAGCCTGTGAATGTGGGCGATTATGTGCTATTACATATTGGCTATGTGATGAGTAAGATAGATGAAAAAGAGGCTTTAGAGTCTATTAAGCTATACCAAGAAATGATAGCCAAAATGGATACTAATGAGTGTTAG
- a CDS encoding SabA family sialic acid-binding adhesin yields the protein MKKHKIIASLGLSSFLALSGLHAEDNGYFVSVGYQIGQASQMVKNTGELQKLSDTYANLNNLLANYNSLNWAVTNAGSATSINSAIDNLSASANNLTNGTTQSPAYQAVLLALNSAVAMWQIIASRIGCGNDLNQSNQSNQTNQTNQTINNVPNESGSVTCNRTTSGWGGVISHNTFKKINDAFVVIHNALKDNGMLALKDSNNASQEMKKVQQAVLQAVVAIKEERGVNVAEAAQESKAQETHAKSEPAKAEQKNTATYLLSEAQTLIDTLTTGDNNKETTGCPWFEVPNNDSTKTYYGINSASGSVCDLFKDPFDRVKQMLATAKEVVQKTQNVSATQEQKIQTPSSFNPYTNNHQVAQTMLKTAQTQANILNLVNQVGNDFKAINARQRELMTRCMQGANTIAQGSNVSGCAKLQATLNSLEQESAYYGNQVNQALTIADTLLHFKERVATLKDTYGEIKNNISVASSLPNSKLALQNLVSTTTDSNKPVGLQTVYYLNQNAYSQMQTAMQELANNPFRNFGVIKSQSNSGVMNGIGIQLGYKQFFGENRNYGVKYYGFFDYNHTYIKSDFFNSASNVFTYGAGADALYNFINDKATNLFGKNNKLSVGVFGGIALAGTSWANSNRVNLETVNNIYNAKISAANFQFLFNFGLRANLAEEKKGNHAIQHGMELGIKIPTINTSYYSFMGAKLSYRRLYSIYLNYVFAY from the coding sequence ATGAAAAAACACAAAATCATAGCGTCTTTAGGTTTGTCGTCATTCTTGGCTTTGAGCGGTCTTCATGCCGAAGATAACGGCTATTTTGTAAGCGTAGGCTATCAAATCGGTCAGGCTTCTCAAATGGTTAAAAACACTGGCGAGTTGCAAAAGCTTTCAGACACTTATGCAAACTTGAACAATCTTTTAGCTAATTACAACAGCCTTAATTGGGCGGTTACTAATGCAGGAAGCGCTACTTCTATCAATAGTGCAATTGATAATTTGAGTGCGAGCGCGAATAATTTGACTAATGGCACCACACAATCTCCTGCTTATCAGGCCGTGCTTTTAGCGCTTAATTCAGCGGTAGCGATGTGGCAAATCATTGCTTCTAGAATTGGTTGCGGCAATGATTTAAATCAATCAAATCAATCAAATCAAACAAATCAAACAAATCAAACAATAAACAATGTTCCTAATGAGAGTGGTTCAGTTACTTGTAACAGAACTACATCAGGATGGGGAGGCGTTATTTCGCACAACACTTTTAAAAAAATCAATGATGCTTTTGTAGTCATCCATAACGCTTTAAAAGATAATGGGATGCTGGCGCTAAAAGATAGTAATAATGCATCACAAGAGATGAAAAAAGTCCAACAAGCCGTCTTGCAAGCCGTTGTTGCTATCAAGGAGGAAAGGGGAGTAAATGTGGCAGAAGCAGCACAAGAATCAAAAGCTCAAGAAACACACGCTAAAAGCGAACCAGCTAAAGCAGAACAAAAAAATACCGCCACCTATCTTTTAAGTGAAGCTCAAACACTCATAGACACTCTCACTACAGGTGATAATAATAAAGAAACTACCGGATGCCCATGGTTTGAGGTGCCTAATAATGATAGCACTAAAACCTATTATGGGATTAATTCAGCAAGTGGAAGTGTGTGCGACCTGTTTAAAGACCCTTTTGATAGGGTGAAACAAATGCTTGCTACAGCCAAAGAAGTCGTGCAAAAAACTCAAAATGTCTCAGCCACCCAAGAACAAAAAATTCAAACTCCAAGCAGTTTCAACCCCTATACTAACAACCACCAAGTCGCTCAAACCATGCTTAAGACCGCTCAAACTCAAGCCAATATTTTAAATCTGGTCAATCAAGTGGGAAATGATTTTAAAGCCATCAATGCCAGACAAAGAGAGCTAATGACACGATGTATGCAAGGTGCAAACACTATCGCACAAGGGAGTAATGTATCAGGCTGTGCAAAACTACAAGCGACTTTAAATTCTTTAGAGCAAGAGAGCGCTTATTATGGTAACCAAGTCAATCAAGCTTTGACTATCGCTGACACCTTATTGCATTTCAAAGAAAGGGTTGCGACTTTAAAAGACACTTATGGTGAGATAAAAAATAATATTTCTGTGGCTTCAAGCTTACCCAACTCCAAACTAGCCTTGCAAAACCTTGTTAGCACGACTACAGATTCAAATAAACCGGTAGGCTTACAAACCGTTTATTATCTCAATCAAAACGCCTATTCTCAAATGCAAACTGCTATGCAAGAATTAGCTAACAACCCTTTCAGAAACTTTGGCGTGATTAAATCTCAATCTAATAGCGGTGTGATGAATGGTATAGGTATCCAACTAGGTTATAAACAATTCTTTGGTGAAAATAGAAACTATGGCGTTAAATATTATGGCTTCTTTGATTATAACCACACCTATATCAAATCAGACTTTTTTAATTCGGCCTCTAATGTTTTCACTTATGGGGCAGGTGCAGACGCTCTGTATAATTTCATCAACGATAAAGCCACAAATCTTTTTGGAAAAAACAATAAACTTTCTGTGGGTGTTTTTGGTGGAATCGCACTTGCTGGGACTTCATGGGCTAATTCTAATCGTGTGAATTTAGAAACGGTAAATAATATCTATAACGCTAAAATTAGTGCCGCAAATTTCCAATTTTTATTCAACTTTGGCTTGAGAGCAAATCTGGCTGAAGAGAAAAAGGGTAATCATGCTATCCAGCATGGAATGGAACTGGGTATTAAGATTCCTACCATTAACACAAGCTATTATTCCTTTATGGGAGCTAAACTCTCTTATAGAAGGTTGTATAGTATCTATTTGAACTATGTGTTTGCATATTAA
- the hypD gene encoding hydrogenase formation protein HypD, which yields MSVSHFIAPFRDKQTILALASEIKKLALKLSKKLVIMEVCGGHTHTLMKYGLTDLMPKNLEFVHGPGCPVCVMPKARIDEAYELACIKDCIVVSLGDMMKVPGSHKSLIQAREEGLDTRFLYSPMQALEIARENPNKKVIYFAIGFETTTPMSASVLLNAKKEKLNNLFFHINHVLVPPSVSAILEDRECKINALLAPSHVSVISGSKIYQPLVERFKLPIVVSGFEPVDVLESVLMLVKQALNKEAKLETQYKRVVSFEGNLKAQSLVNECMEVREEFEWRGLGKIKHSALKLKEEYAFYDAEKVFSHYLSHKTPKENKACKCGEILKGIAKPLDCALFAKVCTPQNPIGSCMVSSEGACSAYYRYKRS from the coding sequence ATGAGTGTTAGCCATTTTATTGCACCTTTTAGAGACAAGCAAACTATCCTAGCTCTTGCTAGTGAGATAAAAAAGTTAGCCTTAAAACTCTCTAAAAAATTAGTCATTATGGAAGTGTGTGGGGGGCATACGCATACGCTGATGAAATATGGGCTTACAGATTTAATGCCTAAAAATTTAGAGTTTGTGCATGGGCCTGGATGTCCGGTATGTGTAATGCCAAAAGCACGCATTGATGAAGCCTATGAGCTTGCTTGTATCAAAGATTGCATTGTTGTAAGCTTAGGGGATATGATGAAGGTTCCTGGAAGTCATAAAAGCTTGATTCAAGCAAGAGAAGAAGGGCTAGACACCCGCTTTTTGTATTCGCCCATGCAAGCCTTAGAAATTGCTAGAGAAAACCCTAATAAAAAAGTCATTTATTTTGCTATTGGTTTTGAAACCACAACGCCTATGAGTGCTAGTGTCTTACTCAACGCCAAAAAAGAAAAGCTTAACAATCTTTTTTTCCATATTAACCATGTTCTAGTGCCACCAAGCGTGAGTGCGATTTTAGAAGATAGAGAGTGTAAAATTAACGCCCTTTTAGCTCCAAGCCATGTGAGTGTGATTAGTGGTTCTAAGATTTATCAGCCCTTAGTGGAGCGCTTTAAACTACCGATTGTGGTGAGCGGATTTGAACCTGTTGATGTGCTAGAGAGCGTGCTTATGCTAGTCAAACAAGCTCTAAACAAAGAAGCCAAATTAGAGACACAATATAAGCGAGTGGTGAGCTTTGAAGGGAATTTAAAAGCGCAAAGTTTAGTCAATGAATGCATGGAAGTAAGAGAAGAGTTTGAATGGCGAGGCTTAGGTAAGATTAAGCATTCTGCCTTAAAACTCAAAGAAGAATACGCCTTTTATGATGCTGAAAAAGTATTTAGCCATTATCTAAGCCACAAGACTCCTAAAGAAAACAAGGCTTGTAAGTGCGGAGAGATTCTAAAAGGTATCGCTAAGCCCTTAGATTGTGCTTTATTTGCTAAAGTTTGCACCCCACAAAATCCTATTGGAAGCTGTATGGTAAGTTCTGAAGGGGCATGCTCGGCGTATTATCGTTATAAACGCTCTTAG
- a CDS encoding Fic family protein: protein MQYNPNALNNLQILNAKEKKELNSLICHFDEFKNAKGLFEKLGFDFIYSSAQIEGNTYNKLDTLCLLEEGLTAGGKKYGDAKMILNLKKAFDFILNNDLKLNLETCLEIHSILSEELVLKSNQGIMRKHNLSGISGTSYLPLSTGDKLHTEMKFVFTQIDKIENPFEQAIFLHNNLCYLQYFEDCNKRTARCMQFIALKNHNIMPLVILEDNKDCYKQYRGAMIEYYETNNYAPYIEFFKENYAKMQNFLQEVRELSLQQKQAHSNSYDNADDLDNSNEYAHTPKRRR, encoded by the coding sequence ATGCAATACAATCCTAATGCCCTTAATAACCTACAAATTTTAAACGCTAAAGAAAAGAAAGAGCTTAATAGCCTTATTTGTCATTTTGATGAATTTAAAAATGCTAAGGGCTTGTTTGAAAAGTTAGGCTTTGATTTCATTTATTCAAGCGCTCAAATTGAGGGCAATACTTACAATAAACTAGACACCCTTTGCTTATTAGAAGAGGGGCTAACAGCTGGGGGTAAGAAATATGGCGATGCTAAAATGATACTCAATCTAAAAAAAGCCTTTGATTTTATCTTAAACAATGATTTAAAATTGAATTTAGAAACTTGCTTAGAAATACACTCTATATTAAGTGAAGAATTAGTTCTTAAATCTAATCAAGGCATTATGCGAAAACATAATCTAAGTGGCATTAGTGGCACTTCTTATTTACCTTTAAGCACAGGGGATAAACTACACACTGAAATGAAGTTTGTTTTTACTCAAATAGATAAAATAGAAAACCCTTTTGAACAAGCCATTTTTTTACACAACAACCTATGCTATTTGCAGTATTTTGAAGATTGTAACAAACGCACTGCAAGGTGCATGCAGTTTATCGCTTTAAAAAATCATAATATCATGCCCTTAGTCATTTTAGAAGATAACAAAGATTGCTATAAGCAATATAGGGGGGCTATGATAGAATATTATGAGACCAATAACTACGCACCTTACATAGAATTTTTTAAAGAAAATTATGCAAAAATGCAAAACTTCTTACAAGAAGTAAGAGAGCTATCCTTACAACAAAAACAAGCCCATTCAAACTCTTATGACAACGCCGATGATTTAGACAATTCTAATGAATACGCCCATACACCTAAGCGTAGGCGATAA
- a CDS encoding cupin domain-containing protein: MKVVNFLNDNKFEKLQIDVLSENSHNKEIRICMPKGAVMDKHQAPGAISVQVLKGKIWFEVENHKHEMTEGCLISLDSKVPHSLGGIENSVLRLSLSKNDSVDRVKGVHISKS; encoded by the coding sequence ATGAAGGTTGTAAATTTTTTAAACGATAATAAATTTGAAAAACTTCAGATTGATGTCTTGAGCGAAAACTCTCACAACAAAGAAATCCGCATTTGCATGCCTAAAGGTGCTGTTATGGATAAGCACCAAGCCCCTGGGGCGATTAGCGTGCAAGTTCTAAAAGGAAAGATTTGGTTTGAAGTAGAAAATCATAAGCATGAAATGACAGAGGGTTGTCTCATTAGTCTTGACTCTAAAGTGCCTCATAGTCTTGGTGGGATTGAAAATAGCGTGCTAAGACTTAGTTTAAGCAAGAATGATAGTGTAGATAGGGTCAAAGGGGTGCATATTAGCAAATCCTAA
- a CDS encoding Eco57I restriction-modification methylase domain-containing protein — protein MKEFLAKELGSPSTSNEFVKNLEYLLWDIDICKRTMRDAIKDKSSLRVLQAKLMPNNAFLNHFYTMNFEVLDSGNPATPKDITTIPTMQEWYEFKNAVRLNGAYHESLENKLDKLETLMREFCAKFHKEFGIDLIDLHNPLNNQFKRTQTFLKQLENTLSNENNKKLLLEEFEQNINEVANNKEIRELFNEYKDPEDIKLLALTYFTEDMSNDFKEVYFSNKEFQTLLLKNISVIVGDLINKKNLEPIKTPLEQLQDLINNEPNKEALKEEFNQKLNAIVSNNAIINTFKRNIDISSMVLNDFKKDMSRDFENLYYNNKEFNALITRSLSVIVGDLITANSLMDNKTIDNTIELDNTSNNTIEPNETKENNVISNEPDFRLIKTIQNNEPLENSSIEQQLPTDLMPLGSVGPSVAQATLEPNSLQHAGGVEILTDELNPIDTNKKLAHSNEQAKERDETNHFSQDLNELEQNLNNLQGLLQSIKDNTIANEPDFRYRLIKATQTNESLANSHIGLQLLKDPNTRKFYDKFNLPYSPKKLLEILENCIEKSIEVITESLSLTKEQLNALERLQNAENTLKNNTELNYTQENNITDNSVELNNANSNNSTNDKMELNNTNSNNTTELNTKENNQTLDNTTTDNSVYQIVFNTLKEHKLTIDTLKNIQEKMIRANYLSSDGDGLYYNSRRNQRNLNINVRNYFDSIGFNIEKDLVDSMFDELDHKFGMHLNNEISKILSKELALKENHSISDNSITNNAIKNNLILNSVELNNNNKGEEHETREKIQETNPHTGERVRDTSSNSRQLEPHTHQTLHRDTPDMDWGENTSELQSNQRGLGISSESLGDQETRNAWLHNPREMDSLLSKDNKMVDRARNLYTHQHATQPPSPNGIESLNEHSSRNQQSQRHNRWGDFRDERNQSLPTHHTHSKHHQEPDRQTMGRTGDASHYGLLPNGYKEPRREWDNSKEPVESLASHKLTTTPLNHSKENPTSQMSLGSVGPSVITLEPNSLQQTEPNLFNHSEPSETSNHTELLIDFKATHKLDIPTTKKERYKANIEAITLLKELGKRVATKEEQEILVKFSGWGALSSYFDSSKHEKEALELKALLGDADFEAAKKSSDDAYYTPKMAIDCIYQALDRLGFNNDANEKHLFEPSCGNGMFLTYAPSGLNYKFSATELDPISSQIAKKLHPNSNIQNLALQKFIMRRDYDVFIGNPPFGDEVITDLNDEELSHHTIHNYFLGNAIKNLKEDGLMAFIVTSNFLDSSNHKMREYISKHATFLGAMRLPKGFFNESNTEVGCDMVFFKKGKDNELDKDFVNAVALFENKASANEYLGGLDLESVKKLYEPIAKRLGFVYEKVNEEEFLGGYLLNCVNNDADNVEILHNALIESLLKVRQNEYFTRFKEHVLGSESLEYDTRYHKFVLNARGELGKPLEEKMQNFVAHVLPSNVYTYHKTTYKQNLLAINHSHPKFKSLKQKATYLKSGAFVEFENEIFQFDSLEDNENEIFLKNAGLNHKQGSVTIKQHLLDYIPLRDALIDLSNSELNPLSTEQKLKSKRSNLNILYEKFVKKHGYLNENKNYKDIKEDAFGMRVVALETHFEKEISKKEAKKQGIAPKKAQAQKARIFFERTINPNTPIVINNAKEALMASLSERGKLDLQFIQENYKQQSLENTLKELEEDELIYKEPITNDYIFE, from the coding sequence ATGAAAGAATTTCTAGCTAAAGAGTTAGGCTCGCCTTCTACAAGCAATGAGTTTGTTAAGAATTTAGAATATTTATTATGGGATATTGATATTTGCAAACGCACTATGAGAGATGCCATCAAAGATAAATCTAGTCTTAGAGTATTACAGGCAAAATTAATGCCTAATAATGCTTTTTTAAACCATTTCTATACAATGAATTTTGAAGTTTTAGATAGTGGTAACCCAGCTACCCCTAAAGACATTACAACCATTCCTACCATGCAAGAATGGTATGAGTTTAAAAATGCCGTGCGTTTGAATGGGGCGTATCATGAAAGTTTAGAAAACAAGCTAGACAAACTAGAAACGCTTATGCGAGAGTTTTGTGCTAAGTTTCACAAAGAGTTTGGCATAGATTTAATAGATTTACATAACCCACTCAACAATCAGTTCAAACGCACTCAAACTTTTTTAAAACAATTGGAAAATACACTTAGTAACGAGAATAACAAAAAGTTATTACTAGAAGAATTTGAGCAAAATATCAATGAAGTTGCTAATAATAAAGAGATTAGAGAGCTTTTTAATGAATATAAAGACCCTGAAGATATAAAATTGCTGGCTTTAACTTATTTCACAGAAGATATGAGCAATGATTTTAAAGAAGTTTATTTTTCTAACAAAGAATTTCAAACTCTCTTACTTAAGAATATTAGCGTGATTGTGGGGGATTTAATTAACAAAAAGAATTTAGAACCTATTAAAACCCCCTTAGAGCAATTACAAGATTTAATCAATAATGAGCCAAACAAAGAAGCTTTAAAAGAAGAGTTTAATCAAAAGCTTAATGCCATTGTTTCTAATAACGCCATTATTAACACCTTTAAGAGAAATATAGATATTAGTTCTATGGTGTTAAATGACTTTAAAAAAGATATGAGTAGAGATTTTGAAAATCTCTACTATAACAACAAGGAATTTAATGCTTTAATCACACGAAGTCTTAGTGTCATTGTGGGGGATTTGATTACAGCTAATAGCCTTATGGATAATAAAACTATTGACAATACAATAGAATTAGATAACACTAGCAATAATACAATAGAGCCTAATGAAACTAAAGAAAACAATGTAATATCCAATGAGCCTGATTTTAGACTTATAAAAACCATTCAAAATAACGAGCCTTTAGAAAATAGTTCTATAGAGCAACAACTTCCTACAGATTTAATGCCTTTGGGGAGTGTAGGACCTAGTGTTGCACAAGCAACCCTAGAACCTAACTCCTTACAACATGCTGGTGGTGTAGAAATTCTTACAGATGAATTAAACCCTATTGACACTAATAAGAAGCTTGCTCATTCTAACGAGCAAGCAAAAGAAAGAGATGAGACAAATCATTTCTCACAGGATTTAAACGAACTAGAGCAAAACCTAAATAATCTACAAGGCTTACTCCAAAGCATAAAAGATAACACTATAGCCAATGAGCCTGATTTTAGATACAGGCTTATAAAAGCTACTCAAACTAATGAAAGCCTAGCAAATAGCCACATAGGGTTACAACTTCTTAAAGACCCTAACACTAGAAAATTCTATGATAAATTCAATTTGCCTTATAGCCCTAAGAAACTTTTAGAGATTTTAGAAAATTGCATTGAAAAATCTATTGAAGTTATCACTGAAAGCTTGAGTTTGACTAAAGAGCAATTAAACGCATTAGAAAGGTTGCAAAATGCTGAAAATACTCTTAAAAACAATACAGAGCTAAACTATACACAAGAGAATAATATTACAGATAATAGTGTAGAGTTAAATAACGCTAATTCTAACAATTCTACTAACGATAAAATGGAATTAAATAATACTAATTCTAATAATACGACAGAATTAAACACCAAAGAAAACAACCAAACGCTAGACAACACTACTACAGATAACTCAGTCTATCAAATTGTCTTTAACACCCTTAAAGAGCATAAGCTAACCATAGACACTCTAAAAAATATACAAGAAAAAATGATAAGAGCTAACTATCTTAGTAGTGATGGCGACGGACTTTACTACAATAGCCGTAGAAATCAAAGAAATCTTAACATCAATGTAAGAAACTATTTTGATAGCATAGGCTTTAACATTGAAAAAGACTTAGTGGATAGTATGTTTGATGAACTAGACCATAAGTTTGGCATGCATTTAAACAATGAAATTAGTAAAATTCTATCAAAAGAATTAGCCTTAAAAGAAAATCATTCTATTAGTGATAACTCTATTACTAATAACGCTATTAAGAATAATTTAATTTTAAATAGTGTAGAATTAAACAACAACAATAAGGGAGAAGAACATGAAACAAGAGAAAAAATCCAAGAAACAAATCCGCATACTGGAGAAAGAGTTAGAGATACAAGCAGCAATTCACGCCAGCTTGAACCACATACCCACCAAACCCTACATAGAGACACACCCGACATGGATTGGGGAGAGAATACTAGCGAACTACAATCTAACCAAAGAGGACTGGGAATATCTAGTGAGAGCTTGGGAGACCAAGAAACTAGAAATGCATGGCTTCACAATCCTAGAGAGATGGATAGCCTACTTTCCAAAGACAATAAAATGGTTGATAGAGCAAGAAACTTATATACTCATCAACATGCTACTCAACCCCCAAGCCCAAATGGAATTGAAAGTCTTAACGAACACTCAAGCAGAAATCAGCAGAGCCAAAGGCATAACCGATGGGGAGATTTTAGAGATGAACGAAATCAATCTCTTCCAACACATCACACTCATTCCAAACATCACCAAGAGCCTGACAGACAAACAATGGGGCGAACAGGCGATGCAAGTCATTATGGACTTCTTCCAAATGGATATAAAGAACCTAGAAGAGAGTGGGATAACTCTAAAGAGCCTGTTGAGAGCCTAGCAAGTCATAAGCTTACTACAACCCCCTTAAATCATTCTAAAGAAAACCCCACATCTCAAATGTCTTTGGGGAGTGTAGGACCTAGTGTTATTACACTAGAGCCTAACTCCTTACAACAAACAGAGCCTAATTTGTTCAATCATTCAGAGCCAAGCGAAACTTCAAACCATACCGAGCTTCTCATTGATTTTAAAGCCACTCACAAGCTAGATATTCCTACCACCAAAAAAGAGCGTTACAAGGCTAATATTGAAGCTATCACGCTTTTAAAAGAGCTAGGTAAAAGAGTTGCCACCAAAGAAGAGCAAGAAATCTTAGTTAAATTCAGTGGCTGGGGAGCTTTAAGCAGTTATTTTGATAGCTCTAAGCATGAAAAAGAAGCTTTAGAATTAAAAGCACTCTTAGGCGATGCTGATTTTGAAGCCGCTAAAAAAAGCAGTGATGACGCTTACTACACGCCTAAAATGGCAATTGATTGCATTTATCAAGCCCTAGATAGATTGGGCTTCAATAATGATGCAAACGAAAAACACCTTTTTGAGCCAAGTTGTGGGAATGGCATGTTCTTAACCTATGCTCCTAGTGGTTTGAATTACAAATTCAGTGCGACTGAATTAGACCCTATTAGTTCTCAAATCGCTAAAAAACTACACCCTAATTCCAATATCCAAAACCTTGCTTTACAAAAATTCATTATGCGGAGAGACTATGATGTATTCATAGGAAATCCCCCTTTTGGTGATGAAGTCATTACTGATTTGAATGATGAAGAATTGTCTCATCACACTATCCACAATTATTTCTTAGGCAATGCGATAAAAAATCTCAAAGAAGATGGGCTAATGGCTTTTATTGTTACGAGCAATTTCTTAGATAGCTCCAATCATAAAATGCGTGAATACATTTCTAAACATGCAACTTTCTTGGGGGCTATGAGATTGCCTAAAGGATTTTTCAATGAGAGCAACACTGAAGTGGGGTGCGATATGGTGTTTTTTAAAAAGGGGAAAGATAATGAGTTGGATAAGGACTTTGTTAATGCTGTTGCTTTGTTTGAAAACAAAGCTAGTGCGAATGAATATCTTGGTGGCTTGGATTTAGAAAGCGTTAAAAAACTCTATGAGCCTATTGCTAAAAGATTAGGCTTTGTTTATGAGAAAGTTAATGAAGAAGAGTTTTTAGGGGGCTACCTACTGAATTGTGTTAATAACGATGCAGATAATGTAGAAATTTTACATAATGCTCTCATTGAAAGCCTTTTAAAAGTGCGTCAAAATGAGTATTTCACACGCTTTAAAGAGCATGTTTTAGGGAGTGAAAGCTTAGAGTATGACACACGCTATCACAAATTTGTTTTAAATGCTAGGGGCGAGTTAGGAAAACCCCTAGAAGAAAAGATGCAAAACTTTGTGGCTCATGTTTTACCTAGCAATGTTTATACCTACCACAAGACCACCTACAAACAAAATTTGTTAGCCATCAATCATTCACACCCTAAGTTTAAGAGCTTAAAACAAAAAGCCACCTATCTTAAGAGCGGGGCATTTGTAGAATTTGAAAACGAAATCTTTCAGTTTGATAGCTTAGAAGACAACGAGAACGAGATTTTTTTAAAAAATGCTGGCTTGAACCACAAACAAGGAAGCGTTACTATCAAACAACACCTTTTAGATTATATCCCCCTAAGAGATGCCTTAATAGACTTGTCTAACAGCGAGCTAAACCCCTTAAGCACAGAACAAAAATTAAAAAGCAAACGCTCTAATCTCAATATTCTGTATGAAAAATTTGTTAAAAAGCATGGCTATTTGAATGAAAACAAAAATTACAAGGACATTAAAGAAGACGCCTTTGGCATGCGAGTAGTAGCTCTAGAAACGCATTTTGAAAAAGAAATCAGCAAAAAGGAAGCTAAAAAACAAGGCATTGCCCCTAAAAAAGCACAGGCCCAAAAAGCTCGTATCTTTTTTGAAAGAACCATTAACCCTAACACTCCTATTGTGATAAATAACGCCAAAGAAGCCCTTATGGCAAGCTTGAGTGAAAGGGGCAAACTAGATTTACAATTCATTCAGGAAAATTACAAGCAACAGAGCTTAGAAAACACCTTAAAAGAGTTAGAAGAAGATGAGTTAATCTATAAAGAGCCTATAACTAATGATTACATTTTTGAGTAA
- the hypB gene encoding hydrogenase nickel incorporation protein HypB, producing the protein MSEQRRESLENNPNLSKKDVQIVEKILSKNDIKAAEMKERYLEEGLYVLNFMSSPGSGKTTMLENLADFEDFKFCVVEGDLQTNRDADRLRKKGVSAHQITTGEACHLEASMIEGAFDLLKNEGALEKSDFLIIENVGNLVCPSSYNLGAAMNIVLLSVPEGDDKVLKYPTMFMCADAVIVSKADMIEVFNFRVSQVEEDMQKLKPNVPIFLMSSKDPKSLENFKNFLLEKKRENYQSTHSF; encoded by the coding sequence ATGAGCGAGCAACGAAGAGAATCTTTAGAGAATAACCCTAATTTGAGTAAAAAAGATGTTCAAATTGTTGAAAAGATTTTGAGTAAAAATGACATCAAAGCCGCTGAAATGAAAGAGCGTTATTTAGAAGAGGGGCTTTATGTTTTAAATTTTATGAGCTCTCCTGGTAGTGGTAAAACAACCATGTTAGAAAACTTGGCGGATTTTGAAGATTTTAAGTTTTGCGTGGTAGAGGGCGATTTGCAGACTAATAGAGATGCGGACAGATTGCGTAAAAAAGGCGTAAGTGCGCATCAAATCACTACCGGTGAGGCGTGCCATTTAGAGGCAAGTATGATTGAGGGGGCGTTTGATTTGTTGAAAAATGAAGGAGCTTTGGAAAAAAGCGACTTTTTAATCATTGAAAATGTAGGGAATTTGGTTTGCCCATCAAGTTATAATCTAGGGGCGGCTATGAATATTGTTCTACTCTCTGTGCCAGAGGGTGATGATAAAGTGTTAAAATACCCTACGATGTTTATGTGTGCGGACGCAGTCATTGTTAGCAAGGCAGATATGATTGAGGTGTTTAATTTTAGAGTGTCTCAAGTGGAAGAAGACATGCAAAAATTAAAGCCTAATGTGCCTATTTTTTTAATGAGTTCCAAAGACCCTAAAAGTTTAGAAAATTTTAAAAATTTCCTTTTAGAAAAAAAGCGTGAAAATTATCAGTCCACGCACTCATTCTAA